Proteins encoded in a region of the Enterococcus gilvus ATCC BAA-350 genome:
- a CDS encoding helix-turn-helix domain-containing protein: MEMSVEKTKKCTCKLKKNDLSSLVLNVIYVDVLEVMDMRLVVNLDEVVEELKAELREIVKIPADQRYGTYLTTKQTRQYLGGISTNTLNKLRQQGLPRVTIDGLCLYKKTDICEFLDGHKR, from the coding sequence ATGGAGATGAGTGTAGAGAAGACCAAAAAATGCACTTGCAAATTAAAAAAAAATGATTTATCATCACTTGTGTTGAATGTTATTTATGTAGACGTATTGGAGGTGATGGACATGAGGCTTGTTGTTAACTTAGATGAAGTTGTGGAAGAGCTGAAAGCGGAACTTAGAGAAATTGTGAAGATACCTGCTGACCAAAGGTACGGGACTTATTTAACTACTAAACAAACTAGGCAGTACTTAGGAGGTATTTCGACTAATACGCTAAACAAACTAAGACAGCAAGGGTTACCACGAGTAACAATTGATGGTTTGTGTCTATATAAGAAGACTGACATTTGTGAGTTTTTAGATGGACATAAGCGTTAA
- a CDS encoding transporter substrate-binding domain-containing protein, with the protein MKKGFVGLALVVAGLLFTACGNGQGQTSEDTSWKKVEEKKELTVATSGTLFPSSYYNEDNQLIGYDVDVAKAVAKKLDLKINFKEYNVDGQVTAVNRGEADFAANDFGMSKERSKKFALSSPIKHSFDSMIVRKSDDSGIHSLEDLKGKKAAGEPNTSYMKIAEKYGAKAVTYDNATNDQYLTDVANGRTDVILNDYYLQKMSVAALPDIPVKILEDVYFNANETGFLFDKKNEALKSKIDMALQELKEEGTLKKLSEQYFGTDVSVKPKQEVTEKVSAD; encoded by the coding sequence ATGAAAAAAGGATTTGTGGGTTTAGCACTTGTGGTGGCAGGACTGCTTTTTACTGCTTGCGGGAATGGGCAAGGTCAAACAAGTGAAGATACTAGTTGGAAAAAGGTAGAAGAGAAAAAGGAACTGACAGTCGCAACATCAGGCACACTTTTTCCATCTTCGTATTACAACGAGGACAATCAGTTGATTGGCTATGACGTAGACGTGGCGAAAGCAGTCGCTAAAAAATTAGATTTGAAAATTAATTTTAAGGAATACAACGTGGATGGTCAGGTAACCGCAGTCAATCGTGGAGAAGCAGATTTTGCTGCGAATGATTTTGGAATGTCAAAAGAACGCAGCAAGAAATTTGCCTTATCGTCACCAATCAAACATTCCTTTGACAGCATGATCGTTCGGAAAAGCGATGATTCCGGCATTCATTCCTTAGAGGATTTGAAGGGGAAAAAAGCAGCAGGAGAACCGAACACAAGCTATATGAAGATTGCTGAGAAGTATGGAGCGAAAGCTGTTACGTATGACAATGCCACCAACGATCAGTATTTAACGGACGTGGCGAATGGTCGGACCGATGTGATCTTAAATGACTACTATTTGCAGAAAATGTCTGTCGCAGCGTTGCCTGATATTCCGGTGAAAATTTTGGAAGATGTCTATTTTAATGCAAACGAGACCGGCTTCTTATTCGATAAGAAAAACGAAGCACTAAAATCAAAAATTGATATGGCGCTTCAAGAGTTGAAAGAAGAGGGCACGCTGAAGAAACTATCAGAACAATATTTCGGAACGGACGTTTCGGTGAAGCCTAAACAAGAAGTCACTGAGAAAGTGTCAGCGGACTAA
- a CDS encoding DUF1292 domain-containing protein, with protein MAHEHTHDHEHDHDHEHEVITLVDDEGNETLYEILLTIDGQEEFNRNYVLLYPAGAPEDEDVELQAYAYVENEDGSEGELQQIETDAEWDMIEEVFNTFMTEEE; from the coding sequence ATGGCACACGAACACACACACGATCATGAACATGATCACGACCACGAACATGAAGTCATCACTTTAGTGGATGATGAAGGAAATGAAACGCTGTATGAAATCTTATTGACGATCGATGGTCAAGAAGAATTTAACCGCAATTATGTATTGCTTTACCCAGCAGGCGCACCTGAAGATGAAGACGTTGAATTGCAAGCTTACGCATACGTTGAAAATGAAGACGGCAGTGAAGGCGAATTGCAACAAATCGAAACAGATGCTGAATGGGATATGATTGAAGAAGTTTTCAATACGTTCATGACAGAAGAAGAATAA
- a CDS encoding amino acid ABC transporter permease, producing the protein MYIPTIDIPLMIESVPFLLSGLGYTLGISLAAFFFGNLLGILLTILGFVPWLPIKLFVRFYLSFLRGTPALVLLFLLYFGLPYQLNAVVAAVICFSLTSSAFIGEIYRGSIAGVNGGQWDAAYALGNRFFPTMRYIILPQAVRISIPALGNVAMDLLKGTSLAAMITVPDIFQKAKIIGGRTFDYLSMYILVALIYWLLCIGIGHLQYRLEKYFQQKYV; encoded by the coding sequence ATGTACATCCCTACGATCGATATCCCTTTGATGATCGAATCCGTCCCCTTTCTACTGAGTGGATTGGGGTATACATTAGGGATCAGTCTGGCGGCGTTCTTCTTCGGAAATCTTTTGGGAATTTTATTAACTATTTTAGGCTTCGTTCCATGGCTGCCGATCAAACTGTTCGTGCGATTTTATTTATCCTTTTTACGGGGCACCCCTGCACTGGTTCTGTTGTTTTTACTCTATTTTGGCTTACCCTATCAATTAAATGCAGTGGTCGCAGCAGTTATTTGCTTTAGTTTGACCAGTAGTGCGTTTATTGGAGAAATCTATCGTGGATCAATTGCGGGTGTCAATGGTGGTCAGTGGGATGCAGCCTACGCTTTAGGCAATCGATTCTTCCCCACCATGCGTTACATTATCTTGCCTCAAGCGGTTCGTATTTCGATCCCAGCGTTGGGCAACGTCGCAATGGACCTGCTTAAAGGAACATCGCTAGCGGCAATGATCACCGTGCCCGATATCTTTCAAAAAGCAAAAATCATTGGTGGACGAACATTTGACTATTTATCAATGTATATTTTAGTTGCATTGATCTATTGGCTGCTGTGTATAGGGATCGGCCACCTGCAGTATCGATTAGAGAAGTATTTTCAGCAAAAATATGTATAA
- the brnQ gene encoding branched-chain amino acid transport system II carrier protein, with translation MEKKLSFKQYIYIGSMLFGLFFGAGNLIFPVNMGQSAGSNIFLANLGFLVTGIGLPFLGIIAIGLSQSEGVLDLASKVGRNYAFIFTFLIYLVIGPFFALPRLATTSFEIGIAPFVSNDHLGIGLALFSVLFFVITWLFSRKPSKILDYVGKFLNPIFLILLGGLLFLGFLHPLGAIETAPVQPAYQTATFLKGFTEGYNTLDALASLAFGIIIVTTIRSMGVTKPNQIAKGTIKSGAISIVLMGIIYTLLSYLGAMSLGKFAISENGGIALAQIANHYLGTVGSILLAAIVILACLKTSIGLVTAFSETFVKLFPKFSYRFFIVLASVLPCLFANVGLTKIIEISLPVLMFIYPLAMTLILLAILSPLFKDRKPVYQATTALTAIAAIFDALAASPPAISTNPIVVSILKFVSHYLPFFTIGMGWVLPAFVGFLIGGMYALIKERKLAE, from the coding sequence ATGGAGAAAAAACTTTCGTTTAAGCAATATATTTATATAGGGTCAATGCTTTTTGGGCTTTTCTTTGGTGCCGGTAATTTAATTTTCCCGGTCAACATGGGGCAATCAGCGGGGAGCAATATCTTCTTAGCTAATCTCGGCTTTTTAGTTACAGGAATTGGGTTGCCATTTTTAGGGATCATAGCGATCGGGCTTTCTCAAAGTGAGGGCGTACTAGATTTGGCTTCAAAGGTTGGCAGGAACTATGCATTTATTTTTACTTTTCTGATTTACTTAGTGATCGGGCCCTTTTTCGCCTTGCCCCGCTTGGCGACGACATCCTTTGAAATTGGGATCGCTCCGTTTGTTTCAAACGATCATCTCGGAATTGGCTTGGCGCTGTTCAGCGTATTGTTTTTTGTAATAACCTGGTTGTTCTCTCGCAAGCCATCAAAAATATTAGATTATGTCGGTAAATTCTTGAATCCAATATTTCTTATTCTACTCGGCGGGTTGCTTTTTCTAGGATTTCTTCATCCGTTAGGTGCCATTGAAACGGCACCTGTCCAACCAGCGTATCAAACGGCGACTTTCTTAAAGGGATTTACCGAAGGGTACAATACGCTAGATGCTTTGGCTTCTTTAGCATTCGGAATCATCATCGTTACTACGATACGATCTATGGGGGTGACAAAGCCGAATCAGATCGCTAAAGGAACGATCAAATCGGGTGCGATCAGTATCGTATTAATGGGAATCATCTATACACTGCTATCCTACTTAGGAGCCATGAGCTTAGGAAAATTTGCTATAAGTGAAAACGGCGGGATCGCATTAGCACAGATCGCCAATCATTATCTCGGTACGGTGGGGAGTATTTTACTCGCAGCGATTGTTATCTTAGCCTGTTTAAAAACATCCATTGGGCTTGTAACAGCTTTTTCGGAGACCTTTGTCAAACTGTTTCCTAAGTTCAGTTATCGCTTTTTTATTGTTCTTGCCAGTGTTCTTCCTTGCCTTTTTGCCAATGTTGGTCTAACAAAAATAATCGAGATTTCTCTGCCTGTTTTGATGTTCATTTATCCCTTGGCCATGACGCTGATCCTGCTTGCTATTTTGAGCCCATTATTCAAAGATAGAAAACCTGTGTATCAGGCAACAACAGCTTTAACAGCTATCGCAGCGATTTTTGATGCCTTAGCAGCGAGTCCGCCAGCCATTTCAACGAATCCGATCGTTGTGTCTATTCTTAAGTTTGTCAGTCACTATTTACCCTTCTTTACGATAGGTATGGGGTGGGTGCTGCCAGCCTTTGTCGGCTTTCTAATTGGGGGAATGTACGCTCTGATCAAGGAGAGAAAACTAGCGGAGTAA
- a CDS encoding site-specific integrase, with translation MATYQQYPKKDGTMVWLFRVYLGKDTATGKDIETTRRGFKTKKEAQLACAKLQLDFEKEGLIKKQNKETFLDVYELWLDTYRTTVKEVTFIKMEIKFRKWIIPHYGNLFIDKVTVKKAQKILNQWAKDTDQYKVLHSTAKRIFAYAVHLGLIQFNPLEHVMMPKRMLKNQTSDAVKVYSKEQIKTLFSYLDTKPCTFNNDFNKVLLRFLFFSGCRVSEALALDWKDIDFDKKEVTINKTLSQTKNGYTVSQPKTAGSSGSVSLDDKTLSILKKWQIDQRKYMLSLGVTDPSLIFCGIYKQKITHHGIYQRMKTITANADIPFLGVHVTRHTHASILLDAGESMKAVQVRLRHSSIKMTMDTYGHLSKETKETTAEKFVEYVDL, from the coding sequence ATGGCAACATATCAACAATACCCAAAAAAGGATGGAACAATGGTTTGGTTATTCCGAGTGTACCTTGGAAAAGACACAGCCACAGGGAAAGATATAGAGACTACTCGAAGAGGATTCAAGACAAAGAAAGAAGCCCAACTAGCTTGCGCTAAATTGCAATTAGACTTTGAAAAGGAAGGTCTTATCAAAAAACAGAATAAAGAAACTTTCTTAGATGTATACGAGCTGTGGCTAGACACCTACAGAACAACCGTCAAAGAAGTCACTTTCATCAAAATGGAAATCAAATTTAGAAAGTGGATTATCCCACATTATGGGAACCTCTTCATTGATAAAGTCACGGTCAAAAAAGCTCAAAAAATCCTTAACCAATGGGCTAAGGACACGGATCAATACAAAGTTCTTCATTCTACAGCTAAACGTATATTTGCGTACGCCGTCCACTTAGGGCTCATTCAATTCAATCCACTGGAACACGTGATGATGCCAAAAAGAATGTTGAAAAACCAAACAAGCGATGCCGTAAAGGTTTATAGTAAAGAACAGATTAAAACCTTGTTCAGTTACCTAGACACCAAACCTTGTACGTTTAATAATGACTTCAACAAGGTTCTCCTCCGCTTCCTGTTTTTCAGCGGATGCCGAGTTAGTGAAGCTTTAGCACTGGATTGGAAAGACATCGACTTCGATAAGAAAGAAGTAACAATCAATAAGACGCTTAGCCAGACAAAGAACGGTTACACCGTCTCCCAGCCCAAAACAGCAGGCAGTAGCGGTTCGGTATCATTAGATGACAAAACTTTATCAATCTTGAAGAAATGGCAGATCGATCAAAGAAAGTATATGCTCTCTCTAGGTGTAACTGATCCCAGCCTTATTTTTTGCGGTATCTATAAGCAGAAAATTACTCATCACGGTATCTACCAACGGATGAAAACAATAACTGCTAATGCTGATATCCCATTTCTCGGCGTACATGTTACTCGTCACACGCACGCAAGCATACTACTTGATGCAGGCGAATCAATGAAAGCCGTCCAAGTCCGATTAAGACACTCGTCAATCAAAATGACTATGGACACGTACGGTCACTTGAGCAAAGAAACTAAAGAAACAACAGCCGAAAAGTTTGTTGAATACGTTGATTTGTAG
- a CDS encoding alpha-hydroxy-acid oxidizing protein has product MEKIYQASTAEGAIDFINMNDLEEGAKEVIPKGGYGYISSGAGDVFTYQENEKAFNHKLIIPHVLRDVELPDTRVTFEGEELTAPIIMAPVAAHGLANVAAERASAKGVARFGTIYTASSYASCTLEEIREAGGAKAPQWFQFYMSKDDGINRDIIDMAKRNGAKAIVLTADATVGGNRETDRRNGFTFPLAMPIVQAYQSGIGQTMDAVYGSSKQKLSPKDVEFIAGYSDLPVYVKGVQSEEDVERALGSGASGIWVSNHGGRQLDGGPASFDSLQYVAEAVAGRAPIVFDSGVRRGQHVFKALSSGADLVAIGRPAIYGLALGGTTGVQQVFDFFKKELEMVMQLAGTQTVEDIKGIVLRENR; this is encoded by the coding sequence ATGGAAAAGATTTATCAAGCAAGCACAGCAGAGGGTGCAATTGATTTTATTAATATGAATGATTTAGAAGAAGGGGCTAAAGAAGTCATTCCTAAAGGCGGCTACGGGTATATCAGCAGTGGTGCAGGGGATGTCTTTACTTATCAAGAAAATGAAAAGGCATTCAATCATAAGCTGATTATTCCTCACGTACTACGAGATGTTGAGTTACCAGATACGCGAGTAACCTTTGAAGGCGAAGAGCTGACGGCACCAATCATTATGGCGCCGGTCGCTGCCCACGGGTTAGCCAATGTGGCAGCTGAGCGGGCGTCCGCGAAGGGGGTCGCTAGATTCGGGACGATTTATACCGCGAGCTCGTACGCTTCTTGTACATTAGAAGAAATACGTGAGGCTGGCGGGGCAAAGGCACCTCAATGGTTTCAGTTCTATATGAGTAAAGATGATGGGATCAACCGCGATATCATCGATATGGCGAAACGTAACGGCGCAAAAGCCATCGTGTTGACCGCGGATGCGACAGTAGGAGGCAATCGTGAAACCGATCGTCGAAACGGATTTACATTTCCGTTAGCCATGCCGATCGTTCAAGCCTATCAATCAGGGATCGGTCAAACAATGGATGCCGTTTATGGCTCTTCGAAACAAAAATTAAGTCCAAAAGATGTTGAATTTATCGCAGGTTATTCAGACCTGCCGGTATACGTTAAAGGCGTCCAGTCAGAAGAAGACGTAGAACGCGCTCTTGGCTCCGGTGCTTCAGGTATCTGGGTATCGAATCACGGTGGGCGCCAACTAGATGGCGGTCCGGCTTCCTTTGATTCCCTGCAATATGTGGCGGAGGCCGTAGCAGGCAGAGCACCCATCGTTTTTGACAGCGGGGTTCGTCGCGGGCAGCATGTTTTTAAAGCTCTTTCTTCTGGAGCGGATCTGGTTGCTATTGGCCGTCCGGCAATCTATGGCTTGGCATTGGGCGGAACAACAGGCGTTCAGCAGGTCTTCGATTTCTTCAAAAAAGAACTGGAAATGGTCATGCAGCTAGCAGGAACACAAACGGTTGAAGACATTAAAGGCATTGTTTTAAGAGAAAATCGCTAA
- the abc-f gene encoding ribosomal protection-like ABC-F family protein, giving the protein MEHLSVKLTKIEHRFGAKKIFSIDSLSAYEGDRIGIIGANGQGKSTLLKLIKGEMNPDSGKVQREIDFNFFTQIEEINEWTNFEEIDWELVARLFVPKNPASTLSGGEENKYRLAQTLSSYKPGLLLDEPTTHLDRKSIQTLIEELRYYYGTLLFVSHDRHFLNQLATKIWEIDAGEVKEYVGNYEDYCKQKELKNLVNQREAAQYIKEKKRLESAVSKKKEQAERSTKVSTKKSQQNIRPDRLSSSKQKDTVQKNLQKSVTAMESRLAQLEKVERFEKRREIVFPHSKIQAVHNKFPIRGEAFQLERGGKLLIESCDFQFPLGKPITIVGENGSGKTSLLQSILNNEEGIVVSPKVLFATYHQMSYKMVDSQSLLEFSMKHTSYKEALVRSILHNLGFSQLEMTKPIKDLSGGEATRLQIALLFVKPSNVLILDEPTNFIDLTTVEALERLLLSYQGTVIVTSHDPYFVEKVADEIFEISDFKLKNTQF; this is encoded by the coding sequence ATGGAACATTTATCTGTAAAATTAACAAAAATAGAACACCGTTTTGGTGCCAAAAAAATTTTTTCAATTGACTCATTATCCGCCTATGAGGGAGATCGTATCGGGATCATCGGAGCAAACGGTCAAGGGAAATCGACTCTTTTAAAACTGATCAAAGGGGAGATGAATCCAGATAGCGGCAAGGTCCAGAGAGAAATCGACTTTAATTTCTTTACTCAAATCGAAGAAATAAATGAATGGACCAATTTCGAAGAGATTGACTGGGAATTGGTAGCCCGACTCTTTGTCCCTAAGAATCCTGCCAGTACGTTGAGTGGCGGGGAGGAAAATAAATACCGTCTGGCGCAAACGCTCTCCAGTTACAAACCGGGCTTGCTTCTGGACGAACCCACAACACACCTTGATCGCAAAAGTATACAGACGTTGATTGAAGAGCTGCGTTATTACTACGGAACGCTGTTGTTCGTTAGCCATGACCGTCATTTTTTAAATCAACTGGCGACGAAAATTTGGGAGATAGATGCTGGCGAGGTTAAGGAATACGTTGGAAATTACGAAGATTACTGTAAGCAGAAAGAATTAAAAAATCTCGTGAATCAAAGAGAAGCGGCACAATATATAAAGGAAAAGAAACGTTTGGAATCAGCAGTCAGTAAAAAGAAGGAGCAAGCAGAAAGAAGCACCAAGGTTTCAACGAAAAAGAGTCAGCAGAACATCCGACCAGATCGCTTGTCCTCGTCGAAACAGAAAGATACGGTTCAAAAAAATTTACAAAAGTCCGTGACCGCGATGGAAAGCCGCTTAGCCCAATTGGAAAAAGTCGAGAGGTTTGAGAAACGACGAGAGATCGTGTTTCCACATTCAAAAATACAAGCCGTTCATAATAAATTTCCAATCCGAGGAGAAGCATTTCAACTAGAGCGGGGTGGAAAATTGCTGATTGAATCCTGTGATTTTCAATTTCCTCTGGGGAAGCCAATTACGATTGTTGGAGAAAACGGCAGTGGAAAAACGTCACTGCTTCAAAGTATCCTGAATAATGAAGAGGGAATCGTAGTATCGCCGAAAGTTTTGTTTGCCACCTACCATCAAATGTCCTATAAAATGGTGGACAGTCAGTCACTTTTAGAATTTTCAATGAAGCATACAAGCTATAAGGAAGCTCTCGTTCGCAGTATTTTGCATAATCTGGGTTTTTCTCAATTGGAGATGACTAAGCCGATCAAAGACTTGAGTGGCGGTGAAGCTACGCGGCTTCAAATCGCGTTGTTATTTGTGAAGCCGTCCAATGTACTAATTCTAGACGAACCTACAAATTTTATTGATTTGACCACAGTGGAAGCCCTCGAACGCTTGCTTTTGTCCTATCAAGGGACAGTGATAGTTACTTCCCACGATCCCTATTTTGTAGAAAAAGTTGCTGATGAAATTTTTGAAATAAGTGATTTTAAACTTAAAAATACTCAGTTTTAA
- a CDS encoding helix-turn-helix domain-containing protein: protein MKQYSRLIKQKRKELGLTQKELAKIVHTSQQAIARYETQKAEPSLEVLQALSEALGVPLSYFIDGDTSDTEKEYVSLYRSLSKENQHKALDFLKLLKRQEAEQKQYTNMFDNPWC from the coding sequence ATGAAACAGTATTCAAGATTGATTAAACAGAAAAGAAAAGAACTCGGTCTAACACAGAAAGAACTTGCTAAAATCGTACACACGTCACAGCAGGCAATAGCTCGATACGAGACACAAAAGGCGGAGCCGTCTCTGGAAGTATTGCAGGCACTCTCAGAAGCTCTAGGAGTCCCTCTAAGCTATTTTATTGATGGTGATACGTCCGACACAGAAAAAGAATATGTATCCCTGTACCGCTCATTATCGAAGGAAAATCAGCATAAGGCTCTTGATTTCCTAAAGCTTTTAAAGAGACAAGAGGCGGAGCAAAAACAATACACAAATATGTTTGACAACCCGTGGTGCTAG
- a CDS encoding zinc ribbon domain-containing protein has protein sequence MYCSKCGEQIEESSKFCPFCGAPQERNATSGGELIKQGAEETLKDVKNQIDQKKQTGQLYLIVGWVSMVVSLLFIPVLFGAIAVIMGYLYRDKDEKMGTILMIAGIAGGILGVLIGMSTGY, from the coding sequence ATGTATTGTAGTAAGTGCGGAGAACAGATTGAGGAAAGTAGTAAGTTCTGTCCATTTTGTGGAGCACCACAGGAGCGTAATGCTACGAGTGGTGGAGAACTTATTAAGCAAGGAGCTGAGGAGACTCTAAAGGACGTTAAAAACCAAATTGATCAGAAAAAACAAACGGGTCAGCTTTACTTGATTGTAGGATGGGTGTCTATGGTTGTTTCGTTGCTATTCATCCCCGTATTGTTTGGAGCCATTGCTGTAATTATGGGGTATTTGTATAGGGACAAGGATGAAAAGATGGGAACCATTCTCATGATTGCAGGGATAGCAGGTGGCATCCTAGGAGTACTAATAGGGATGTCAACCGGATATTAA
- a CDS encoding helix-turn-helix transcriptional regulator has product MKKEGRLADYRKRAGLTQVQLAKQLGVSQQTLSSYERAVTTPKPYQMQRLEEILGISKEILFHDEFHKEGGNKNVL; this is encoded by the coding sequence ATGAAAAAGGAAGGACGTTTAGCAGATTATAGAAAGCGGGCTGGTTTAACCCAAGTTCAGCTAGCAAAGCAATTAGGTGTGTCACAACAGACATTGAGCTCATACGAGCGTGCAGTGACCACTCCTAAGCCGTATCAGATGCAACGGCTTGAGGAAATACTAGGAATAAGCAAAGAGATACTATTTCATGATGAGTTTCATAAAGAGGGAGGAAACAAAAATGTATTGTAG
- a CDS encoding PHP domain-containing protein, giving the protein MTTEHFDLANPVTKVDDIPDYEMYSQTIDSLNKRFGNRVLKGIEIGYIASEKDRIIDYLADKDYDLKLLSVHHNGQFDYLDDEVKDMDPAIVIPQYFAQLSEALVVIEADVFAHFDYGFRVFGLSVAEFKQYEAQFLPILDQVIKNKLAFELNAKSAYLYDNLALYEYVIDLYLSRGGTLFSVGSDGHYLEHFRFHFDDLFALLKAKGVTELAIYQKGERIMVPLPV; this is encoded by the coding sequence GTGACAACTGAACATTTTGACTTAGCCAATCCTGTTACTAAAGTCGATGATATCCCCGATTATGAAATGTACAGTCAAACAATCGATAGCTTAAATAAGCGTTTTGGCAATCGTGTTTTAAAAGGCATCGAAATCGGTTACATCGCTTCTGAAAAGGATCGGATCATCGACTATTTAGCCGATAAAGATTACGATTTAAAATTACTCAGTGTGCATCATAATGGTCAATTTGATTATTTAGATGACGAAGTCAAAGATATGGATCCTGCTATTGTGATTCCTCAGTATTTTGCACAACTTTCAGAAGCACTAGTTGTTATAGAAGCAGATGTCTTTGCTCATTTTGACTATGGTTTTCGGGTATTTGGTCTATCCGTTGCTGAATTTAAACAATATGAAGCGCAGTTTTTACCGATTCTAGATCAAGTAATCAAAAATAAATTGGCATTCGAATTAAATGCTAAGAGCGCTTACTTGTATGACAATTTAGCGTTATATGAATATGTCATCGATTTATATCTTTCACGTGGTGGTACCTTGTTTAGTGTTGGATCAGATGGGCATTACCTTGAACATTTCCGTTTCCATTTCGATGATCTTTTTGCTCTGTTAAAAGCAAAAGGTGTGACGGAATTAGCGATTTATCAAAAAGGAGAGCGAATTATGGTTCCATTACCAGTCTAA
- a CDS encoding helix-turn-helix domain-containing protein, producing MIKQTDLYDTKKIGMRIKSIRNSFGCTMEKFGQLIGGASKTAVNNWEHGSRMPSKEKLELIAIIGRTSISWILYGDFNDYIHSLLKTDSKPYKHMKKFYSGSAEATSFEFYESASQEVKQEIIDNLFEEINENEWCYEDAPHIMDCFVMILTRYTQERELSRNLPIELRKPLHQLKERGLTRGEIKRTLRLIEDYLSS from the coding sequence ATGATTAAACAAACAGACCTATATGACACTAAAAAAATAGGGATGCGCATTAAGTCTATACGCAACTCTTTCGGGTGCACAATGGAGAAATTCGGTCAGTTGATCGGAGGAGCGAGTAAAACAGCAGTAAATAATTGGGAGCACGGCTCAAGAATGCCGAGCAAAGAGAAACTTGAACTGATAGCAATCATTGGTCGCACCAGCATAAGTTGGATTCTTTACGGAGATTTCAACGATTATATCCATTCCCTACTAAAAACCGATTCAAAACCCTATAAGCACATGAAGAAATTCTATAGCGGTTCTGCTGAAGCAACTTCATTTGAATTTTATGAGTCCGCATCACAAGAAGTGAAACAAGAGATTATAGATAATCTATTTGAAGAAATAAATGAAAATGAATGGTGTTACGAAGATGCCCCGCATATCATGGACTGTTTCGTAATGATACTTACAAGATATACGCAGGAGAGAGAATTATCTAGAAATTTACCCATTGAGTTGAGAAAGCCTCTCCACCAGCTTAAAGAAAGAGGTTTAACTAGGGGGGAAATCAAAAGGACACTACGACTAATTGAAGACTATTTAAGTAGTTAG
- a CDS encoding GNAT family N-acetyltransferase — translation MNNQITLAYLDYDDLDALQVVSVVSFYESFIDGADPLDMQGYLQTQLTTEILAVELAQSTSKFIGIKDHQILIGYMKVNDEKDAIEIQRIYLLKDYQNKGLGQRLLDEANRYAKTKQKRYLRLTVYEKNHAGIRFYERHGFKKIGIKHFPLGKQDRICPILEKEI, via the coding sequence ATGAACAATCAAATCACACTAGCGTATTTAGATTATGATGATCTAGATGCTTTACAAGTTGTAAGTGTTGTCAGTTTTTATGAATCGTTTATCGATGGCGCAGATCCACTTGATATGCAAGGATATTTACAGACACAATTGACAACTGAAATATTGGCAGTAGAATTGGCACAGTCAACCAGTAAATTTATTGGTATTAAGGATCATCAAATACTCATTGGTTATATGAAAGTCAATGATGAAAAAGATGCTATAGAGATTCAACGGATCTATCTGCTCAAAGATTATCAAAACAAAGGGTTAGGGCAACGGTTACTCGATGAAGCGAATCGTTATGCTAAAACGAAACAAAAACGTTATTTACGTTTGACTGTTTATGAAAAAAATCATGCAGGTATTCGTTTTTATGAACGTCATGGATTTAAAAAAATCGGGATCAAACATTTTCCTTTAGGAAAACAAGATCGTATTTGTCCGATTTTAGAAAAAGAAATCTAA